The Brassica napus cultivar Da-Ae chromosome C7, Da-Ae, whole genome shotgun sequence genome has a segment encoding these proteins:
- the LOC106408103 gene encoding uncharacterized protein LOC106408103, which yields MSKILNLDYAALNLSGDNYLQWALDTKINLRSKELGDAIIEGNNETDKNRYRAISIIRHHLIEGLKDQYLTMENPLDLWTALQRRYDHQKMVLLPKAKHEWKNLRFMDYNEMRPIGTAALPEANEAEKKDPKECNHVHDDKRSHGKGRSRYKGHGRDNYSYGRQGNHNNRGRGSSYGRGRGSYGHGRGGISKPSNSTKSACH from the exons atgtcaAAAATCTTAAACCTAGACTATGctgcccttaatctctccggagacaactATTTGCAATGGGCACTTGACACAAAGATTAATTTGAGGTCAAAGGAACTTGGTGATGCTATCATCGAGGGCAACAATGAGACTGATAAGAATCGGTACAgggctataagtattatacgccaCCATCTCATTGagggtctaaaagatcagtatctCACCATGGAGAATCCACTAGACCTTTGGACCGCTTTACAGCGacgatatgatcaccagaaaatgGTGCTATTACCAAAGGCTAAACATGAGTGGAAGAATCTCAGATTCatggactataa tgagatgagacccaTCGGAACAGCAGCATTACCAGAAGCCAATGAGGctgaaaagaaagatcccaaagaGTGCAACCACGTCCATGATGATAAGAGATCACACGGCAAAGGCCGTAGTAGATACAAAGGACATGGCCGTGACAACTACTCATATGGCCGgcaaggaaaccacaataaccgtggtcgtggttccagctATGGCCGTGGCCGAGGCAGTTATGGCCATGGTCGAGGCggcatatccaaaccgtctAACTCGACCAAATCAGCTTGTCACTGA